A stretch of Lachancea thermotolerans CBS 6340 chromosome D complete sequence DNA encodes these proteins:
- the URA4 gene encoding dihydroorotase (highly similar to uniprot|P20051 Saccharomyces cerevisiae YLR420W URA4 Third step in pyrimidine biosynthesis pathway dihydrooratase) → MTEFNLGVTCDMHVHVRDGGMCELVTPTIREGGVSVAYIMPNLQPPVTTLPRVVAYKQELEKLAPQTTFLMSFYLSKDLSPQLIHQAASQNAIHGVKCYPAGVTTNSSAGVDPNDFSDFYPIFRAMEEENLVLNLHGERPSVGEEGNDIHVLNAEESFLPALKKLHKDFPNLKIILEHCTTEAAVNTINEINKDVTKSEDIKVAATLTAHHLYLTIDDWAGNPINFCKPVAKLPRDKRALIAAATSGKPYFFFGSDSAPHPLQNKSRHIGVCAGVYTQSLAIPYLAQIFESHNALGKLKGFVSDFGLSFYGIDKTELRNMDEAILYSRKQVVPDSITDGKGIVVAPFMPKEELNWSVKWNASK, encoded by the coding sequence ATGACCGAGTTTAACCTGGGCGTGACCTGCGACATGCATGTGCATGTCAGAGATGGTGGGATGTGCGAGTTAGTAACCCCAACGATTAGAGAGGGAGGTGTTTCTGTTGCATACATCATGCCCAACCTACAACCTCCAGTCACTACTCTTCCCAGAGTCGTGGCGTACAAGcaggagcttgagaaaCTCGCTCCACaaacaacttttttgatgagtttttATCTTTCCAAAGATCTCAGTCCACAGCTCATTCATCAggcagcttctcaaaatgcAATTCATGGTGTCAAATGCTATCCTGCTGGTGTAACTACCAATTCATCTGCTGGTGTTGATCCTAATGATTTTAGTGACTTTTATCCAATTTTCCGGGCTATGGAAGAGGAGAACTTAGTTCTAAATCTCCACGGTGAAAGACCATCTGTTGGCGAAGAAGGCAATGACATCCATGTTTTGAATGCAGAGGAGTCCTTTTTGCctgccttgaaaaagctaCACAAGGATTTTCCTAATTTGAAGATCATCTTAGAACACTGTACAACCGAGGCTGCTGTCAACACAATTAATGAAATCAATAAAGACGTTACCAAATCAGAAGACATTAAAGTAGCTGCAACTCTGACTGCTCACCATCTTTATTTGACTATTGACGATTGGGCGGGAAATCCAATCAATTTTTGTAAGCCAGTTGCAAAGCTTCCCCGCGATAAAAGAGCCCTTATTGCCGCTGCTACATCCGGAAAACCCtacttcttttttggtTCTGATTCCGCCCCACATCCTCTTCAAAATAAGTCGAGACACATTGGTGTATGCGCAGGGGTTTATACGCAATCTTTGGCGATACCTTATCTGGcccaaatttttgaatctcaCAATGCTCTCGGGAAGCTGAAAGGATTTGTTTCTGACTTTGGTCTTTCTTTTTATGGTATTGACAAAACTGAGCTGAGAAATATGGATGAGGCCATCCTTTACAGCCGCAAGCAAGTTGTTCCCGACAGCATCACTGATGGGAAAGGCATCGTGGTCGCGCCTTTTATGCCTAAAGAAGAGTTGAACTGGTCTGTTAAATGGAACGCCTCTAAGTAG
- a CDS encoding KLTH0D15466p (conserved hypothetical protein), translated as MRSRSSDHAHTCIFILFYTNQFRPIANIADFLSKEVLMSYVEGLDPESPRLQRLIEHLPADQPRNKHALIECLRGPYYYQATDNLSRILLEGVEADLAVSNGFGFEFSGEGVLGFIKGARKKGQEDRNDLE; from the coding sequence ATGCGTTCCCGGTCTTCCGATCATGCTCATACCTGCATATTCATTTTGTTTTATACTAATCAGTTTAGACCCATTGCAAACATAGCTGATTTTCTCAGTAAAGAAGTTCTTATGAGCTACGTGGAGGGCCTAGATCCAGAATCTCCTCGGCTGCAACGTCTTATAGAACATTTACCAGCTGATCAACCTCGTAACAAGCACGCTTTAATTGAGTGCTTGAGAGGGCCCTATTATTACCAAGCAACCGATAACCTGTCGCGAattcttcttgaagggGTTGAAGCAGACCTGGCGGTTTCAAATGGGTTTGGTTTCGAGTTCTCTGGTGAAGGTGTGTTGGGTTTCATTAAAGGCGCAAGGAAGAAAGGCCAGGAAGATCGCAACGATCTTGAATAG
- the RPN13 gene encoding proteasome regulatory particle lid subunit RPN13 (similar to uniprot|O13563 Saccharomyces cerevisiae YLR421C RPN13 Subunit of the 19S regulatory particle of the 26S proteasome lid), with protein MTEILKFRAGVADFDESSNICSPKPIKGEIVVKPSEEAEGFYDLEWNATEKVASGNVEPIELILIPGTTKWVHVKSSKNGRIFCLVFSSDEKYFFWLQDKNQGCSSLNELSTADKAIADKFDELLDAGDEEEDQQVSEDADVDMDAPTQPSPEQTSNQ; from the coding sequence ATGACAGAGATACTCAAGTTTAGAGCGGGCGTTGCGGACTTTGATGAGAGCTCTAACATCTGCTCCCCAAAGCCTATCAAGGGAGAAATCGTTGTCAAGCCCTCTGAGGAAGCAGAGGGGTTTTATGATTTGGAGTGGAATGCCACTGAGAAAGTCGCCTCAGGAAACGTCGAACCTATTGAGCTCATTCTAATCCCGGGCACCACAAAATGGGTTCACGTTAAGTCAAGCAAAAATGGCCGTATTTTCTGCCTGGTGTTTTCATCAGATGAAAAGTACTTCTTTTGGCTACAAGATAAAAACCAGGGATGCAGCTCACTCAATGAGCTGAGCACAGCAGATAAGGCGATTGCAGATAAGTTTGATGAACTCTTAGACGCTGGCGACGAGGAGGAAGATCAACAGGTCTCTGAAGACGCCGACGTAGACATGGATGCACCAACGCAACCCTCGCCAGAACAAACTTCTAACCAGTAA
- a CDS encoding CinA family protein (conserved hypothetical protein), which produces MTAEFPPLEASKIVSRISQILIQRNETIAVSEAACGGLLSSYLVSVPGASQWFHGGTLVYSLKSRLKLSGWNELDIHNYTGPSVDVALRLARNLKFELGATYTLSETGYASRSANLKLPGKEQTVGVVCYGVSGPKEDVSATHDTGSEDRCYNMQQFAIHGLKFLLQQLEKQGEDEPQTKRARVEENSESSSRGDSGTKKSPKP; this is translated from the coding sequence ATGACAGCAGAGTTCCCACCTTTAGAGGCCTCTAAGATCGTAAGCCGCATTTCGCAAATCCTGATACAAAGGAACGAGACGATAGCAGTTAGCGAAGCTGCGTGCGGTGGGCTTCTGTCCAGCTACTTAGTTTCTGTACCTGGTGCCTCTCAGTGGTTCCACGGTGGGACTCTTGTATACAGCCTCAAGAGCCGTCTCAAATTGAGTGGCTGGAATGAGCTGGATATTCACAATTACACAGGGCCCAGCGTAGACGTGGCGCTGCGGCTGGCAAGAAATCTCAAGTTTGAGCTTGGCGCTACGTACACTTTATCGGAAACAGGATACGCGTCGCGCTCCGCGAACTTGAAACTGCCCGGAAAAGAGCAAACGGTGGGGGTTGTGTGCTACGGTGTTTCGGGGCCCAAGGAAGACGTTTCTGCAACGCATGATACTGGCAGCGAGGATAGGTGTTACAATATGCAGCAGTTTGCAATTCACGGGTTAAAGTTTTTGCTACAGCAGCTCGAGAAGCAGGGCGAGGACGAACCCCAAACTAAGAGGGCGAGAGTAGAAGAGAACTCTGAGAGCAGCTCTCGCGGCGATTCAGGAACGAAAAAAAGCCCTAAGCCTTGA
- the DCK1 gene encoding guanine nucleotide exchange factor DCK1 (similar to uniprot|Q06409 Saccharomyces cerevisiae YLR422W Hypothetical ORF): MAQSSSKWTPTERMIHGRIINKFLPLKRHPHLGLENTNFSNLYPGDEVYVFEESTDGRWLRGYTCWQPLPEDFISRLSSYSEKLPEQKFKVVVFPKKFVHLNYEEQVTDLPFLAAPEKSQFEGPQVNKEIPTMYEQTQEWSETDALEFGSKNMEKPSRPPFPYFRLQDYNVVQELTPMLSQLVSHIYSMYSFGEFDVADSMSELYYRLDDIRLRLQFKLTTKTEHLQLMKELSAMSYKIAKFISSKNLVNSAAAENSSVVDTSGYGAVLTRNIDSGKLYKRGEVSPQTLAFSTMLCALSNNFPAVNTYQMKLKALENKNFDSVDTTSILVDFKDAASDPTVNPNFQNLSAVMFLRAGKKTLSEPFILNMERDDVVSMDNISAALFNNIPPSEIDNNKIYLVVVLTETIKVQLTSPESGKGFRKPFIPFLTGPENKLSHIKKGLAAGVIDISRLFTRKKKNKMPGKSFNFNVELFGSYFPTKHKENNNPQSMVNVGNNPNAAALMRASKVDENHGWGELVDRIISDATKGVAVNPRILSLSVTVREITGDHGFSSVLKNNMSAIQSVPICSYDTLSNPDDRIYLSLGKTSLCGFKTPDTNITSIAIQISSSNPKVFFRVGKNDSARKTWTFVSVKPDEAIGETIRIDGLSEMQNDETLRISAYLNGFLMAKSKFYIKRNDRIIEYSKKSVFQLMSTTSEPLVDLEITTEYVGKKFNADSAIRNFLHFSYDFKKSYNEFEKDCVQLLSDVKVTPVKELIKTFDPLLTKFLDVFYVANVLEKQRSSDEFKKASFTSLAFFLDMVIARQDNYRHLFNDFLAHFSKRKSELPEIGSSLISFAAKFFANSHEVWDYDGRALCRVSVYVLKLAMLLSSPHEAGLQKALDDLFDGVSAFFRLRKDSSLVDQVLILDAFDAWIQVLSSHCEPQALVDASMSLLQACHDKERANNIYRRALSVREQKFVASKYLVMRRLIDVAPIRETLLGSNAEKPKQLEFVAKMIEWAFEPYLNYNGEHLHLTTIRLANGVLLSIAQNASEAVKRNLVRLLPTLCRFFILARKYCKEKDHFKYKRTFTKLFPISYPFDEITVDSIVQEEMMVEVLVELATIIATVTEMAEDTFPKSLSFISIIEMCSEDAAFNSVFYITQFAREDLLTIVHTIKLLMKGKFFPQKKWLSLSELFAKSSICLLKLCKDILIRYKIPKIGSEEQLDIKLWCEWVKALLSLGNHIPSNPTLLAELPRKALFLIGGDYRADVARVMEECWDALGQNPDGTKIWEKYGIARSGGYQNYLIRADKTFVRDIMEFTFQRHTESRRVGAKMIWGSTANCWNAFGTLEPVMMQTTSELCFAHQSGKFVPTQQESENYVKALLYTVRVRKDDELFGPVVRILKMSRELLAVLTESSEIPDDKEFDDDRTAHQITIFGYLLAVNKPEEFHKLVNDLFIYNIKKKDNVQAALCLELLARTYKWDPNDLLSATVSPILPEQSSFQRREYLYKEAARHFHKGLKLEKALSIYKELAQAYEKINYDLGGLSLVHGNISKLYGDLQTVDRLVPTYFKVSFAGFGFPSSTRNKAFVYEGLPFEHITSMQTRLLVSHPGSKIVGSQDEINNLLVNPPIGKFIHVIAVEPRVEISDAFTNKSKKENANNKIRLYIENRDLDTFCTYRMLPGATSATDLWVKELTYKTDSTFPTLMNRSEIKNESSKTLSPVENAIRSMQLKIQDLTGLEDTSHKLIKENGDYSAIFPELSRNISGTIDSPVNGGVSQYREFFIQKDIEACDESQLNLLRSTFDELANILNRCLTLHGQLCHGHMKKSHEMLLNLFQKNFCDEIERNSIVIGEGEFDLISRSTTNTATENNTQISTESHQDGVSLQKPVMSSAQSITSNGSGHSKASAETIAKTFSSQPYTSTTAASRSSVPSSKLSMFRTGMNKKFLKSSKAKTQK; encoded by the coding sequence ATGGCGCAGTCCAGCTCCAAATGGACTCCCACTGAGCGGATGATACATGGGCGTATAATCAAcaaatttcttcctctaaAAAGACATCCACATCTGGGCCTCGAAAACAccaacttttcaaacctATACCCCGGCGATGAGGTCTatgttttcgaagaaagCACCGATGGCCGCTGGCTACGCGGTTACACATGTTGGCAGCCACTACCTGAGGACTTTATCAGCCGTTTGAGCTCGTATTCAGAAAAACTGCCAGAGCAGAAGTTCAAAGTGGTGGTATTTCCTAAGAAGTTTGTGCACCTGAATTATGAAGAGCAGGTCACGGACCTGCCTTTTCTGGCTGCGCCTGAAAAGAGCCAGTTTGAAGGCCCACAGGTCAATAAAGAGATCCCAACAATGTATGAGCAAACTCAAGAATGGTCTGAGACAGACGCTCTGGAGTTTGGCAGTAAGAACATGGAAAAACCGAGCCGGCCACCCTTCCCTTACTTCCGTCTTCAGGATTACAATGTGGTTCAAGAGTTGACACCTATGCTGTCTCAGCTCGTATCGCACATCTACTCGATGTATTCTTTTGGAGAGTTCGACGTGGCAGACAGCATGTCCGAACTTTACTACAGACTCGACGACATTCGTCTTAGGTTGCAATTTAAGCTCACCACAAAGACCGAGCATTTGCAACTTATGAAGGAGCTCAGCGCCATGTCTTACAAGATTGCAAAGTTCATTTCATCGAAGAACTTAGTCAATTCAGCTGCTGCAGAGAACAGTAGCGTCGTTGACACCTCAGGATACGGTGCTGTGTTGACTCGTAATATTGATAGCGGGAAACTTTACAAAAGAGGTGAAGTATCTCCTCAAACACTAGCTTTTAGTACAATGCTATGCGCTTTAAGCAACAATTTCCCAGCTGTTAATACATATCAAATGAAGCTCAAAGCACTTGAGAATAAAAACTTCGATTCTGTGGATACGACTAGTATTCTGgttgacttcaaagacGCGGCCAGCGACCCCACTGTTAATCccaactttcaaaacctgTCTGCCGTTATGTTTTTGCGAGCGGGGAAGAAGACTCTTTCTGAACCTTTCATTCTCAACATGGAAAGGGATGATGTCGTTTCCATGGACAATATCTCAGCTGCTCTCTTCAATAATATCCCACCTAGTGAGAtcgacaacaacaaaatttATCTTGTTGTGGTTTTGACTGAAACCATAAAGGTCCAGCTAACGTCGCCTGAGTCGGGAAAAGGTTTCAGGAAGCCTTTCATTCCGTTTTTGACAGGTCCAGAAAATAAACTATCACATATTAAAAAAGGGTTAGCTGCCGGTGTTATTGATATATCAAGGCTTTTCACTcggaagaaaaagaacaaaatgCCTGGAAAGTCGTTTAACTTCAACGTTGAACTATTTGGATCTTACTTCCCAACGAAAcacaaagaaaacaacaaTCCGCAGTCTATGGTTAACGTTGGAAATAACCCGAATGCAGCCGCCTTGATGAGAGCATCAaaagttgatgaaaacCATGGATGGGGTGAATTGGTTGACAGAATTATCTCAGATGCTACTAAAGGTGTGGCAGTAAATCCTAGAATCTTGTCCTTATCCGTAACGGTTCGAGAGATCACCGGTGATCACggcttttcaagtgttctcaaaaacaatatgTCTGCTATTCAGAGTGTGCCCATTTGCTCTTACGATACTTTGTCTAACCCTGATGATAGAATATACCTTTCCTTAGGAAAGACTTCGCTATGCGGCTTTAAGACCCCAGACACAAATATAACAAGCATAGCCATTCAGATTTCCTCCAGTAATCCAAAAGTGTTTTTCAGAGTCGGCAAAAATGATTCGGCGAGGAAAACTTGgacttttgtttctgtcAAACCTGACGAAGCCATCGGAGAGACTATCAGAATTGATGGATTGTCTGAGATGCAAAACGATGAGACTCTCAGGATTTCTGCATACTTGAATGGATTTTTGATGGCAAAGTCGAAATTCTATATTAAGAGAAACGACAGGATAATTGAGTACTCTAAAAAGTCGGTCTTCCAGCTCATGTCAACTACAAGCGAACCTTTAGTTGATTTGGAGATTACAACAGAGTATGTGggcaaaaagttcaacgCGGACTCTGCCATTAGGAATTTTTTGCATTTCTCATATGACTTTAAGAAATCATAcaatgaatttgaaaaagactgTGTTCAACTTCTGTCGGATGTCAAGGTTACTCCTGTCAAAGAGCTTATAAAGACTTTTGACCCTCTGTTaaccaaatttttggaCGTTTTCTACGTAGCAAATGTCCTCGAGAAGCAAAGATCATCTgatgaattcaaaaaagcgTCATTTACCTCTCTagctttcttccttgatatGGTTATCGCGCGCCAAGACAACTACAGACACTTGTTTAACGACTTTCTGGCTCATTTctccaaaagaaaatcaGAGCTTCCAGAAATAGGATCCAGCTTGATATCATTCGCAGCCAAGTTTTTTGCAAATTCACATGAAGTGTGGGACTACGATGGTAGAGCGCTATGTCGCGTATCCGTGTACGTTTTGAAATTGGCTATGCTTCTTTCTAGTCCTCACGAGGCGGGTCTGCAAAAAGCACTAGATGATCTTTTCGACGGTGTTTCAGCATTTTTCCGCCTGAGAAAGGACTCATCATTAGTGGATCAAGTTCTAATTCTGGATGCTTTTGACGCTTGGATACaggttctttcaagtcaTTGTGAACCTCAAGCTCTTGTCGATGCTTCAATGAGCTTATTACAAGCTTGTCACGATAAGGAACGCGCCAACAATATTTACCGCCGCGCCCTCTCTGTAAGAGAACAAAAGTTTGTCGCATCCAAGTATCTAGTCATGCGCCGCTTAATCGATGTTGCGCCCATTCGGGAAACTTTACTTGGTTCAAATGCCGAAAAGCCTAAGCAGCTAGAATTTGTTGCAAAGATGATAGAGTGGGCTTTTGAGCCATACTTGAATTACAATGGAGAACACCTCCATTTAACAACGATAAGATTGGCCAATGGCGTTTTATTAAGCATTGCACAAAATGCTTCGGAAGCTGTCAAAAGGAACCTCGTAAGGCTGCTTCCAACTCTCTGCAGATTCTTCATTTTGGCAAGGAAGTattgcaaagaaaaggatCACTTCAAATATAAGAGAACATTCACCAAACTCTTCCCAATCAGCTATCCATTCGATGAAATAACTGTGGACTCTATTGtgcaagaagaaatgaTGGTCGAAGTTCTGGTTGAGCTCGCAACCATCATCGCAACTGTGACCGAAATGGCGGAGGACACTTTCCCCAAATCCTTGTCATTTATTTCAATCATAGAAATGTGTTCAGAAGATGCGGCCTTCAATTCAGTGTTCTATATTACTCAGTTTGCGAGGGAAGATTTGTTAACAATAGTTCATACGATAAAACTATTAATGAAGGGCAAGTTCTTCCCACAGAAAAAGTGGCTCAGCTTAAGCGAACTGTTTGCGAAGAGCTCGATATGTTTGTTAAAACTCTGCAAAGATATTTTGATAAGGTACAAAATTCCGAAAATCGGCTCCGAAGAACAACTTGATATCAAGCTATGGTGCGAATGGGTCAAAGCCTTGCTTTCGCTGGGCAACCACATTCCTTCAAACCCTACTTTGCTAGCGGaacttccaagaaaagcgTTGTTTCTCATTGGTGGGGATTACAGAGCTGATGTTGCAAGAGTTATGGAAGAATGCTGGGATGCTCTTGGGCAGAATCCTGATGGCACTAAAATTTGGGAAAAGTATGGCATTGCTCGGTCTGGCGGCTATCAAAACTACTTGATTCGCGCTGACAAGACTTTCGTGAGAGATATCATGGAATTCACTTTCCAAAGACATACTGAGTCCCGCAGAGTGGGAGCTAAAATGATATGGGGCTCAACTGCAAACTGTTGGAATGCATTCGGTACGCTCGAGCCTGTAATGATGCAAACTACATCAGAGCTATGTTTTGCTCATCAGTCTGGTAAGTTTGTTCCAACACAACAGGAGTCTGAAAACTATGTCAAAGCTCTCTTGTATACCGTGCGCGTTCGGAAAGatgatgagctcttcggTCCAGTTGTCCGCATATTAAAAATGTCACGGGAATTACTTGCAGTTCTCACGGAATCTAGTGAAATTCCTGACGATAAAGAGTTTGATGATGATAGGACAGCTCACCAAATTACTATTTTCGGATACTTGCTGGCGGTTAACAAACCAGAAGAATTCCACAAGCTCGTCAATGACCTTTTCATTtacaacatcaaaaagaaggatAACGTTCAAGCTGCCTTATGTTTGGAGTTACTGGCGAGAACTTACAAATGGGACCCTAACGATTTACTTTCGGCGACAGTATCCCCTATACTACCGGAACAGTCCTCgtttcaaagaagagagtaCTTGTacaaagaagctgctagGCATTTCCATAAGGGCCTGAAATTGGAAAAAGCCCTATCCATTTACAAAGAGCTTGCACAAGCTTACGAAAAAATCAACTATGACCTTGGCGGTTTGTCGCTTGTGCATGGTAACATTTCTAAATTATACGGTGATCTGCAAACCGTAGATAGATTGGTTCCAACATACTTCAAAGTATCATTTGCTGGTTTTGGTTTCCCAAGTTCCAcaagaaacaaagcttttgtttatgAGGGGCTGCCGTTCGAACACATCACTTCCATGCAAACACGGCTTCTTGTTTCGCACCCTGGGTCTAAAATTGTCGGAAGCCAGGATGAAATTAATAATCTGTTAGTCAATCCTCCTATTGGGAAATTCATTCATGTTATTGCCGTCGAGCCTCGTGTCGAAATTTCTGATGCTTTCACAAACAAAtcgaagaaagaaaacgcGAACAACAAAATTAGACTGTACATTGAAAACAGAGATCTGGACACTTTCTGTACCTACAGAATGTTACCTGGCGCAACTTCCGCAACTGACTTGTGGGTGAAGGAACTAACCTATAAAACTGATTCGACGTTCCCCACATTGATGAACAGATctgaaatcaaaaacgaaagcTCTAAAACGCTTTCTCCTGTCGAGAATGCTATTAGATCTATGCAGCTGAAGATTCAGGATTTAACGGGTCTTGAAGATACATCGCATAAGCtaatcaaagaaaacggTGATTATTCTGCAATTTTCCCCGAGCTGTCAAGAAACATTAGTGGAACAATCGACTCCCCAGTCAATGGTGGAGTTTCTCAGTACCGTGAATTCTTTATACAAAAAGACATTGAAGCATGCGACGAAAGCCAACTCAACTTGCTGCGGTCAACATTTGATGAGCTCGCCAACATTCTGAACAGATGTCTAACTTTACATGGACAACTGTGCCACGGGCATATGAAGAAGTCTCACGAAATGTTGCTGAACTTGTTCCAGAAAAACTTTTGTGACGAAATAGAGAGGAATAGCATAGTAATTGGCGAAGGAGAATTCGACCTTATTAGCAGAAGCACAACAAATACTGCTACTGAGAATAATACTCAAATTTCTACGGAGTCACACCAAGATGGGGTTAGTCTCCAAAAGCCAGTTATGTCTAGCGCCCAATCTATAACCTCAAATGGAAGCGGCCATAGCAAGGCAAGCGCTGAAACAATTGCGAAAACTTTCAGCTCACAGCCTTATACAAGTACCACTGCAgcatcaagaagctctgtTCCGTCATCCAAGCTGAGTATGTTCAGGACCGGGAtgaacaaaaaattcttaaagagctcaaaagcaAAGACTCAAAAATAA
- the ACP1 gene encoding acyl carrier protein (similar to uniprot|P32463 Saccharomyces cerevisiae YKL192C ACP1 Mitochondrial matrix acyl carrier protein involved in biosynthesis of octanoate which is a precursor to lipoic acid activated by phosphopantetheinylation catalyzed by Ppt2p): MFKPMLRGSACALKAVSVRAAFRPVAAASFVSPIRFYSSSLNKDEISSRVIDVVKSFDKTTASASITNDTHFAKDLGLDSLDTVELLVAIEEEFDIEIPDKVADEIKSVGEAVKYIESNPEAN; the protein is encoded by the coding sequence ATGTTTAAGCCAATGCTCCGTGGTAGTGCATGCGCGCTCAAAGCGGTTTCTGTCAGAGCCGCGTTCCGTCCAGTAGCTGCAGCTTCCTTTGTCTCACCCATTAGATTTTACTCTTCCTCCCTAAACAAGGACGAAATCAGCTCAAGAGTAATTGATGTCGTGAAGTCATTCGACAAGACAACGGCCAGTGCAAGCATCACAAACGATACGCACTTCGCAAAGGACCTCGGTCTCGACTCGTTAGACactgttgagctgcttgtGGCGATCGAAGAGGAGTTTGATATTGAAATCCCTGACAAGGTTGCTGATGAAATTAAGAGTGTTGGCGAAGCTGTCAAATACATTGAGTCCAACCCTGAGGCCAACTAA
- the SDS22 gene encoding type 1 protein phosphatase-activating protein SDS22 (similar to uniprot|P36047 Saccharomyces cerevisiae YKL193C SDS22 Regulatory subunit of Glc7p type1 protein phosphatase): protein MASNNLANEPADEKCEDQSHLNIGSEIVPDPNIDHIEADAELTQDLPDDTEAIDLVHLRIRSMEDLGLQRFTKLRSLCLRQNLIESMSEVDVLPPETMVDIDLYDNKIKHISSNIGKLTNLESLDLSFNKIKHIKNLEALVKLENLFFVQNKISKVENLGSLKALRNLELGGNQIHEIEEDSLKGLTNLEEIWLGKNMITRLNNLHHLTQLRILSIQSNRLTKIEGLENLTNLEELYLSHNYIKKIEGLDKNMKLTTLDITSNKITKVENVHHLTQLTDLWLSFNQIDQSFESLGEELKELPAFETIYLEGNPIQTKNETTYRRKLVLNLGSSLQKIDATYIRG from the coding sequence ATGGCAAGCAACAACTTGGCAAATGAGCCAGCCGACGAAAAATGCGAAGACCAATCGCATCTGAATATCGGGAGCGAGATTGTTCCGGATCCCAACATTGATCATATTGAGGCAGATGCTGAATTGACTCAGGACTTGCCCGATGATACGGAAGCAATTGATTTGGTGCACTTAAGGATTCGCTCTATGGAGGATCTTGGGTTACAACGTTTCACTAAGCTGAGATCTCTGTGCCTCAGGCAGAACCTTATAGAGAGCATGAGCGAAGTGGATGTGCTCCCTCCTGAAACTATGGTAGATATAGACCTCTATGacaacaagatcaagcacATCTCCAGTAATATCGGGAAACTTACAAATTTAGAAAGCTTGGATCTctctttcaacaaaatcaagcaCATAAAAAACCTTGAAGCGTTAGTAAAGCTGGAGAATCTGTTTTTTGTCCAAAATAAGATTTCAAAAGTGGAGAACCTGGGATCACTTAAAGCACTACGCAACCTCGAACTAGGAGGCAACCAAATCCATGAGATTGAGGAAGACTCTCTAAAGGGGCTAAcaaaccttgaagaaatttggcTGGGTAAAAACATGATTACGCGGTTGAACAACTTGCATCACCTCACACAGTTGCGTATTCTTTCAATCCAGTCCAACAGATTGACGAAGATTGAGGGATTAGAGAATCTCACAAATCTAGAAGAACTCTACCTATCTCATAActacatcaagaagattgAAGGCCTTGACAAAAACATGAAGCTGACCACTTTGGATATCACGTCAAACAAGATTAccaaagttgaaaatgtaCATCACCTCACTCAACTCACAGACCTTTGGCTGTCTTTTAACCAAATCGACCAGTCTTTCGAGTCTCTAGgcgaagagctcaaggagCTACCTGCTTTCGAAACAATTTACCTTGAAGGGAATCCCattcaaacaaaaaacgAAACAACTTACAGAAGAAAATTAGTATTAAATTTGGGGTCCAGCCTTCAGAAAATCGATGCCACATACATTCGCGGGTGA